A window from Rana temporaria chromosome 8, aRanTem1.1, whole genome shotgun sequence encodes these proteins:
- the LOC120909766 gene encoding gastrula zinc finger protein XlCGF32.1-like, translated as MMDNQPPLTSPDGCDVGNSSEGLRVSSTDHVREDDGVTTDSQGVKSYLCSECGQSFKRKDHLRRHMRIHTGENFPCEVCGKCFMRKDRLTSHLRIHTGETLPTCTECGKCFLRKESLITHLRIHTGEKPFSCLDCGKRFNQKSNLWSHQKLHLDTSSLSSLECGKPFINTAEHATNQTAHTKNLFSCSACGKLFISKSHLIVHQRSHTN; from the exons atgatggacaatcagccgcccctcacatcaccgg ATGGATGTGATGTTGGGAATTCCTCGGAGGGGCTCCGTGTTTCTTCTACAGATCATGTCAGAGAAGATGATGGAGTCACAACAGATTCTCAGGGAGTGAAGTCTTATTTGTGCTCGGAGTGCGGTCAAAGTTTTAAACGGAAAGATCATCTGCGAAGACACATGAGAATTCACACCGGTGAGAACTTTCCCTGTGaagtgtgcgggaaatgttttatgcGGAAAGATCGGCTCACATCACACCTGAGAATCCACACTGGAGAAACGTTGCCGACTtgtacagagtgcgggaaatgctttttGCGGAAAGAAAGCCTCATCACACACCTGAGAATCCACACGGGcgagaagccattttcctgtctGGATTGCGGGAAACGATTCAATCAGAAAAGCAATCTTTGGAGCCATCAAAAACTTCACTTAGATACGAGTTCCTTGTCATCTTTGGAGTGCGGAAAACCTTTTATTAATACAGCTGAACATGCCACAAATCAAACAGCCCACACCAAAAATCTGTTTTCATGCTCGGCTTGTGGGAAACTGTTTATAAGTAAATCCCATCTTATTGTACACCAGAGGAGTCACACCAATTAG
- the LOC120909767 gene encoding gastrula zinc finger protein XlCGF57.1-like, with protein sequence MDNQPPLTSPDGCDVGNSSEGLRVSSTDHVGEDDGVTIDSQGVKSYLCSECGQSFKRKDHLRRHVRRHAGETFPCEECGKCFLRKDRLTSHLRIHTGEKLPTCTECGKCFLRKESLIIHLRIHTGEKPFSCPECGKRFNQKSNLWSHQKIHLDTSSLSSLECGKPFINTSEQTIHQRAHTRNLFSCSECGKLFISKSHLSVHQRSHTGERPFSCSQCQKSFIIKSELIIHQRSHTGEMPFSCPECGKGFIRHGNLIEHVKVHTGEKPFSCPECGKSFIRKNDLVIHLNSHTGQHRFSCPECGKGFSHKGKLHRHQRTHTGERPFACPECGKTYLENSHLLQHLRSHTGEYPFPCSECGKCFPRKSRLVKHRCRPNGGVLFHVQP encoded by the exons atggacaatcagccgcccctcacatcaccgg ATGGATGTGATGTTGGGAATTCCTCGGAGGGGCTCCGTGTTTCTTCTACAGATCATGTCGGAGAAGATGATGGAGTCACAATAGATTCTCAGGGAGTGAAGTCTTATTTGTGCTCGGAGTGCGGACAAAGTTTTAAACGGAAAGATCATCTGAGAAGACACGTGAGACGTCACGCCGGTGAGACTTTTCCCTGTgaggagtgtgggaaatgttttttgcGGAAAGATCGGCTCACATCACACCTGAGAATCCACACCGGAGAAAAGTTGCCGACTtgtacagagtgcgggaaatgctttttGCGGAAAGAGAGCCTCATCATACACCTGAGAATCCACACGggcgagaagccgttttcctgtccaGAGTGCGGGAAACGCTTCAATCAGAAAAGCAATCTTTGGAGCCATCAGAAAATTCACTTAGATACGAGTTCCTTGtcatctttggagtgtggaaaaCCTTTTATTAATACATCTGAACAAACAATACATCAGAGAGCCCACACCAGAAATCTGTTTTCATGCTCAGAGTGTGGGAAACTGTTTATAAGTAAATCCCATCTTTCTGTACACCAGAGGAGTCACACCGGTGAGAGGCCGTTCTCATGTTCCCAATGTCAGAAATCCTTCATCATAAAGTCAGAACTCATCatacaccagagaagtcacaccgGTGAGATGCCATTTTCATGcccagagtgcgggaaaggtttcatACGACACGGGAACTTAATTGAACACGTGAAAGtgcacactggggagaagccgtTCTCCTGTCCCGAGTGTGGGAAATCCTTCATTCGGAAAAATGATCTTGTTATACACCTAAACAGTCACACGGGCCAACACCGGTTTTCATGcccagagtgcgggaaaggtttctcTCATAAAGGAAAACTTCATAGacaccagagaactcacacgggTGAGCGACCTTTCGCCTGTCCAGAGTGCGGAAAAACGTACCTAGAAAATTCACATCTTCTTCAACACCTGAGAAGCCACACAGGAGAATACCCTTTTCCgtgctcagagtgcgggaaatgtttcccaAGGAAATCTCGTCTTGTTAAACACCGGTGCAGGCCCAATGGGGGCGTCCTATTTCATGTACAACCCTAG
- the LOC120909765 gene encoding spore coat assembly protein ExsA-like, producing the protein MEETTEVDNLLPAFETTEMDNLLPTFKATEVDNLLPTFETTEVDNLLSTFETTEVDKLLPAFETTEVDKLLPTFETTEGDNLLPTFETTEVDNLLSTFETTEVDKLLPAFETTEVDILLPTFETTEVDILPTFETTEVDILLPAFETTEVDKLLPTFETTEVDNLLPTFETTEVDNLLPAFETTEVDNLLPAFETIEVDNLLPAFETTEVDKLLPTFETTEVDKLLPTFETVKVSSRTFLAALGTSDLIL; encoded by the exons ATGGAAGAAACCACCGAGGTGGACAACCTCCTCCCTGCCTTCGAAACCACCGAGATGGACAACCTCCTCCCTACCTTCAAAGCCACCGAGGTGGACAACCTCCTCCCTACCTTCGAAACCACCGAGGTGGACAACCTCCTCTCTACCTTCGAAACAACCGAGGTGGACAAGCTCCTCCCTGCCTTCGAAACCACAGAGGTGGACAAGCTCCTCCCTACCTTCGAAACCACCGAGGGGGACAACCTCCTCCCTACCTTCGAAACCACCGAGGTGGACAACCTCCTCTCTACCTTCGAAACAACCGAGGTGGACAAGCTCCTCCCTGCCTTCGAAACCACCGAGGTGGACATCCTCCTCCCTACCTTCGAAACCACCGAGGTGGACATCCTCCCTACCTTCGAAACCACCGAGGTGGACATCCTCCTCCCTGCCTTCGAAACCACCGAGGTGGACAAGCTCCTCCCTACCTTCGAAACCACCGAG GTGGACAACCTCCTCCCTACCTTCGAAACCACCGAGGTGGACAACCTCCTCCCTGCCTTCGAAACCACTGAGGTGGACAACCTCCTCCCTGCCTTCGAAACCATCGAGGTGGACAACCTCCTCCCTGCCTTCGAAACCACCGAGGTGGACAAGCTCCTCCCTACCTTCGAAACCACCGAGGTGGACAAGCTCCTCCCTACCTTCGAAACGGTAAAGGTTTCCTCCAGAACTTTCCTAGCGGCCCTCGGGACTTCGGATCTCATTCTATGA
- the LOC120909763 gene encoding gastrula zinc finger protein XlCGF26.1-like: MSSADYDGEEYGIPADSRNEKPFLCSECGQSFKWKTSLERHMRVHTGETFPCEECGKRFRQKDRLKAHLRIHTGEKLHFCTECGKCFVWKDSLIRHLRIHTGEKPFSCLDCGKSFTQKSNLWSHQKVHIEKSSMECGNSLDYTSELPIHQRAQASKMLSCSECGKLCVSKSELTIHQRSHTGEMPFLCPECGKCFSRQGSLTGHMKMHTGDKPFSCLVCGKSYGRKSELGIHLNGHTGQHRFSCSECGKGFSHKEKFRRHQRTHTGERPYSCSECGKGYQQNSHLLEHLRRHTGVCPFPCSVCGKSFPLQSALDKHQIRHTGERPTSNKSNADKGRLRRQRKKVTRASIPFPEQCVGNVSLINGDLDVHLTIHKGQ; the protein is encoded by the coding sequence ATGTCCTCGGCAGATTATGATGGAGAAGAATACGGAATCCCAGCTGATTCTCGGAACGAAAAACCTTTTTTGTGCTCGGAGTGCGGACAAAGTTTCAAGTGGAAAACCAGCCTGGAACGACACATGAGAGTTCACACCGGTGAGACTTTTCCATGTGAAGAGTGCGGGAAACGTTTTAGGCAGAAGGACCGGCTCAAGGCCCACCTGAGAATCCACACCGGGGAAAAGCTGCATTTTTGtacggagtgcgggaaatgttttgtgtGGAAGGATTCGCTCATCAGACACCTGAGAATCCACACGGGcgagaagccattttcctgtctGGATTGCGGGAAAAGCTTCACTCAGAAAAGCAATCTTTGGAGCCATCAGAAAGTCCACATAGAGAAGAGTTCCATGGAGTGCGGGAACTCTCTTGATTATACATCCGAGCTTCCCATACATCAGAGAGCCCAAGCCAGTAAGATGCTGTCGTGCTCGGAGTGTGGAAAACTGTGTGTAAGTAAATCTGAACTTACCatacaccagagaagtcacaccgGTGAGATGCCGTTTTTATGCccagagtgcgggaagtgtttctcgCGACAAGGGAGCCTAACTGGTCACATGAAAATGCACACTGGAGACAAGCCGTTCTCCTGTCTGGTGTGCGGGAAATCCTACGGCCGGAAAAGTGAACTCGGCATACACCTGAACGGTCACACGGGTCAACATCGCttttcgtgttcagagtgcggaaaagGTTTCTCTCACAAAGAGAAATTTCGCAGACACCAGAGAACCCACACGGGCGAGCGACCTTACAGCTGTTCGGAGTGCGGAAAAGGCTACCAACAGAATTCGCACCTTCTTGAACACCTAAGAAGGCACACAGGAGTTTGCCCGTTCCCGTGCTCGGTGTGCGGGAAGAGTTTCCCACTGCAGTCTGCTCTTGATAAACACCAGATCAGGCACACTGGGGAGCGTCCCACTTCAAATAAATCGAATGCTGATAAAGGACGCCTCCGTCGGCAGCGGAAAAAAGTCACACGGGCCAGCATTCCCTTTCCTGAAcaatgtgtgggaaatgtttcattgATAAATGGGGACCTTGATGTTCACCTGACAATTCACAAGGGTCAGTGA